One region of Tachysurus vachellii isolate PV-2020 chromosome 11, HZAU_Pvac_v1, whole genome shotgun sequence genomic DNA includes:
- the agtpbp1 gene encoding cytosolic carboxypeptidase 1 isoform X2 yields MLLGQLERFNVETLHPDSEAIRQVTGKILHLIQTQEKTHKEIMAKGSSGMEVILSSLENTRDLQTTLNILGILNELLTVGGGRRIGVFVSKGGTGILMQLLISSGRETSPSEELMLQIHSLLAKVGPKDRKFGIKARLNGALNVTINLLKQNLQNYKLLLPCLQVLRVYASNSVNAVSLGKSGVVEMMFKVIGPYSKKNTTLLKVALDTLAALLKTKMNARRAVDRGHVPALLAIYQDWHRNDTRHRNVLIRKSILGCIKNITNLKLGRKAFVDADGMRILYNTSAECLAVRTLDPLVNVSSLIMRKCFPKNRLPLPTIKSVFNYPLPHVPASGPVAQLYSQLPEVDDVLDESDDNEDTEIDTENEEDEKDHKSQNDDIETDINKLRPRQLPIRPFDELRPFERFFPEFSEDFQDHDFETNKSTSPPASEAPKHQKRSIVIPTAQTTPRNKSSHQNEEEKTVDLDSIKISKAPERELVHGLSRLLLESSDPVNGGSCVEAGLQEEGGEQAELEVPDTAALLPLHDPDLYLEMVKGTFSVPGYTEVAYPDYFGHVAPCFREHNLERVYGVQRAKIFQDIERLIHPSDIMDKVVYDLDLQSCPLIDDEESLKFNSQFESGNLRKAVQVRKCEYDLVLNSDINSNHYHQWFYFEVSGMRVGVPYRFNIINCEKSNSQFNYGMQVLMYSVQEAIRGSPRWVRTGSDICYYKNHFSRSSIAAGGQKGKSYYTITFTVTFHHKDDVCYFAYHYPYTYSTLKMHLQKLRALCTPHIYYRQQQLCKTLGGNDCPLLTITAMPESSSNDHVCQFKNRPLVFLSARVHPGETNASWVMKGTLEFLMSSSPLAQSLRESYIFKIIPMLNPDGVINGNHRCSLSGEDLNRQWQNPSAELHPTIYYTKSLLQYLSAIGKAPLVFCDYHGHSRKKNVFMYGCSIKESVWQTNVSASSCDLQEDLGYRTLPKLLSQLAPAFSLSSCSFVVERSKESTARVVVWKEIGVQRSYTMESTLCGCDQGKYKGLQIGTRELEEMGAQFCMALLRLRRHTSPLELRNHNTHLLDVESDLIDTTCSVTCPTTYVMEEDEPAFIEDVDYSAESDNENDPELEPAHLDLNSDPEFNHQDSLT; encoded by the exons AGAAGACGCATAAGGAGATCATGGCTAAAGGATCGAGTGGGATGGAGGTCATTCTGTCGTCTCTAGAG AACACGAGGGATTTACAGACGACTCTGAACATCTTGGGGATTCTGAATGAGCTGTTGACTGTGG GTGGCGGCCGCAGGATCGGAGTGTTTGTGTCTAAAGGAGGAACCGGAATCCTCATGCAGTTACTGATCAGCTCAGGTAGAGAAACGTCTCCCAGCGAAGAGCTCATGCTGCAGATCCACTCTCTGCTGGCCAAAGTCGGGCCTAAAG ACAGAAAGTTTGGAATTAAAGCCCGGCTGAACGGGGCTCTGAATGTGACCATCAACCTGCTGAAACAGAACCTGCAGAATTACAAGCTGCTGCTGCCGTGTTTACAGGTGCTCCGTGTTTACGCCAGCAACT CAGTGAACGCTGTGTCTCTGGGAAAGAGCGGCGTGGTGGAGATGATGTTCAAAGTCATCGGCCCCTACAGCAAGAAGAACACCACACTGCTGAA AGTGGCCCTTGATACTTTGGCAGCATTGCTGAAAACGA AGATGAATGCAAGGCGGGCGGTAGACAGGGGACACGTGCCAGCTCTGCTCGCCATCTACCAGGACTGGCATCGCAACGACACGCGCCACAGAAACGTTCTGATTCGCAAAAGCATTCTGGGTTGCATCAAAAACATCACTAACCTTAAGCTGGGCAGAAAGGCCTTCGTCGACGCAGACGGCATGAGGATTCTCTACAACACTTCTGCT GAGTGTTTAGCTGTTAGGACTTTGGATCCTCTGGTTAACGTTTCCAGCCTGATCATGAGAAAGTGCTTTCCAAAGAACCGCTTGCCTCTGCCCACCATTAAGAGCGTCTTTAATTACCCACTACCCCACGTTCCAGCCTCCGGACCCGTTGCTCAGCTCTACAGTCAGCTACCGGAGG tggatGACGTTTTAGACGAGAGCGACGATAACGAGGACACTGAGATCGATACGGAGAATGAGGAGGACGAGAAGGACCACAAGTCACAG AATGATGACATCGAAACGGATATCAACAAACTGCGACCCAGACAGTTACCCATACGCCCATTTGATGAGCTAAGACCTTTTGAACGTTTCTTTCCGGAATTTTCTGAGGATTTTCAG GACCATGATTTTGAGACTAACAAATCCACATCCCCTCCCGCTTCTGAGGCTCCCAAGCACCAAAAACGCTCTATAGTCATCCCCACGGCTCAGACCACACCCAGAAACAAATCCTCACACCAGAACGAGGAAGAAAAAACGGTGGATTTAGACAGCATCAAAATCTCCAAAGCTCCAGAGCGAGAGCTGGTACACGGTCTGAGCCGGCTGCTTCTAGAATCCTCTGATCCGGTGAACGGAGGAAGCTGTGTGGAGGCGGGGCTTCAGGAAGAGGGCGGGGAGCAGGCGGAGCTAGAGGTGCCTGACACTGCTGCCCTTTTGCCTCTGCATGACCCCGATCTGTACCTGGAGATGGTGAAAGGAACATTCTCTGTGCCTGGGTACACCGAGGTGGCGTATCCGGATTACTTTGGTCACGTGGCACCTTGCTTTCGAGAGCACAATCTTGAGCGGGTGTACGGTGTACAGAG GGCAAAAATCTTCCAGGATATCGAGAGGCTCATTCACCCCAGTGACATCATGGATAAAGTTGTGTATGACCTTGACCTGCAGAG ctgtccCTTAATTGATGACGAGGAGTCACTGAAGTTCAACTCGCAGTTTGAATCAGGGAACTTGCGCAAAGCAGTTCAAGTCAGAAA GTGCGAGTATGACTTGGTGCTAAACTCGGACATCAACAGTAACCACTATCATCAGTGGTTCTACTTTGAGGTGAGCGGCATGCGTGTGGGAGTACCGTATCGCTTCAACATCATCAACTGTGAAAAATCCAACAGCCAGTTCAACTACG GCATGCAGGTGCTCATGTACTCGGTACAGGAAGCGATCAGGGGCAGCCCGCGTTGGGTTCGCACTGGATCTGACATCTGCTACTACAA GAACCATTTCTCACGGAGCTCCATCGCAGCCGGGGGTCAGAAGGGCAAATCCTATTACACCATCACCTTTACCGTGACCTTTCATCACAAGGATGACGTCTGTTACTTCGCTTATCATTACCCGTACACCTACTCGACCCTGAAG ATGCATCTGCAGAAGCTGCGTGCTCTGTGCACGCCTCACATCTACTACAGACAGCAACAGCTTTGCAAGACGCTCGGAGGAAACGACTGCCCTCTGCTGACCATCACAGCCATGCCGGAGTCCTCTAGCAACGACCACGTCTGTCAGTTCA agaacCGCCCTCTGGTCTTCCTCTCGGCACGTGTTCACCCCGGAGAGACTAACGCCAGCTGGGTGATGAAGGGCACGCTGGAGTTCCTGATGAGCTCCAGCCCTCTGGCACAGAGCCTTCGAGAGAGCTACATCTTCAAAATCATCCCCATGCTCAACCCAGACGGAGTCATCAACGGCAA tcACAGATGTTCTCTGAGTGGTGAGGATCTGAACAGACAGTGGCAGAACCCCAGTGCAGAGCTTCACCCCACCATCTACTACACTAAGAGTCTGCTGCAGTACCTCAGTGCTATCGGAAAAGCACCACTG gtgttttgTGACTACCATGGCCACTCAAGGAAGAAGAATGTGTTTATGTACGGCTGCAGCATAAAGGAGTCGGTGTGGCAGACCAATGTCAGTGCCAGCTCCTGTGACCTGCAGGAGGACCTGGGATacagg actctCCCTAAGCTGCTCTCTCAGCTGGCTCCAGCTTTTAGCTTGTCCAGCTGCAGCTTCGTGGTGGAGCGATCGAAAGAGTCGACGGCGCGAGTGGTGGTGTGGAAGGAGATCGGTGTCCAGCGCAGCTACACCATGGAGAGCACGCTGTGCGGCTGCGACCAGGGCAAATACAAG ggtctCCAGATTGGGACGAGGGAGCTGGAGGAAATGGGAGCTCAGTTCTGCATGGCTCTGCTCAGACTGAGACGCCACACTTCACCCCTGGAGCTGCgcaaccacaacacacacctacTGGACGTGGAGAGTGATCTAATAGATACAACCTGCAGTGTCActtg CCCCACCACTTATGTGATGGAGGAAGACGAGCCTGCCTTTATAGAAGACGTGGACTACAGCGCCGAGAGTGACAACGAGAACGACCCTGAGCTTGAACCTGCCCATCTGGACCTGAACTCGGACCCTGAATTCAACCACCAAGACTCTCTTACCTGA
- the agtpbp1 gene encoding cytosolic carboxypeptidase 1 isoform X1: MNKPKMATEKGIPSSSRVLMLLGQLERFNVETLHPDSEAIRQVTGKILHLIQTQEKTHKEIMAKGSSGMEVILSSLENTRDLQTTLNILGILNELLTVGGGRRIGVFVSKGGTGILMQLLISSGRETSPSEELMLQIHSLLAKVGPKDRKFGIKARLNGALNVTINLLKQNLQNYKLLLPCLQVLRVYASNSVNAVSLGKSGVVEMMFKVIGPYSKKNTTLLKVALDTLAALLKTKMNARRAVDRGHVPALLAIYQDWHRNDTRHRNVLIRKSILGCIKNITNLKLGRKAFVDADGMRILYNTSAECLAVRTLDPLVNVSSLIMRKCFPKNRLPLPTIKSVFNYPLPHVPASGPVAQLYSQLPEVDDVLDESDDNEDTEIDTENEEDEKDHKSQNDDIETDINKLRPRQLPIRPFDELRPFERFFPEFSEDFQDHDFETNKSTSPPASEAPKHQKRSIVIPTAQTTPRNKSSHQNEEEKTVDLDSIKISKAPERELVHGLSRLLLESSDPVNGGSCVEAGLQEEGGEQAELEVPDTAALLPLHDPDLYLEMVKGTFSVPGYTEVAYPDYFGHVAPCFREHNLERVYGVQRAKIFQDIERLIHPSDIMDKVVYDLDLQSCPLIDDEESLKFNSQFESGNLRKAVQVRKCEYDLVLNSDINSNHYHQWFYFEVSGMRVGVPYRFNIINCEKSNSQFNYGMQVLMYSVQEAIRGSPRWVRTGSDICYYKNHFSRSSIAAGGQKGKSYYTITFTVTFHHKDDVCYFAYHYPYTYSTLKMHLQKLRALCTPHIYYRQQQLCKTLGGNDCPLLTITAMPESSSNDHVCQFKNRPLVFLSARVHPGETNASWVMKGTLEFLMSSSPLAQSLRESYIFKIIPMLNPDGVINGNHRCSLSGEDLNRQWQNPSAELHPTIYYTKSLLQYLSAIGKAPLVFCDYHGHSRKKNVFMYGCSIKESVWQTNVSASSCDLQEDLGYRTLPKLLSQLAPAFSLSSCSFVVERSKESTARVVVWKEIGVQRSYTMESTLCGCDQGKYKGLQIGTRELEEMGAQFCMALLRLRRHTSPLELRNHNTHLLDVESDLIDTTCSVTCPTTYVMEEDEPAFIEDVDYSAESDNENDPELEPAHLDLNSDPEFNHQDSLT; encoded by the exons AGAAGACGCATAAGGAGATCATGGCTAAAGGATCGAGTGGGATGGAGGTCATTCTGTCGTCTCTAGAG AACACGAGGGATTTACAGACGACTCTGAACATCTTGGGGATTCTGAATGAGCTGTTGACTGTGG GTGGCGGCCGCAGGATCGGAGTGTTTGTGTCTAAAGGAGGAACCGGAATCCTCATGCAGTTACTGATCAGCTCAGGTAGAGAAACGTCTCCCAGCGAAGAGCTCATGCTGCAGATCCACTCTCTGCTGGCCAAAGTCGGGCCTAAAG ACAGAAAGTTTGGAATTAAAGCCCGGCTGAACGGGGCTCTGAATGTGACCATCAACCTGCTGAAACAGAACCTGCAGAATTACAAGCTGCTGCTGCCGTGTTTACAGGTGCTCCGTGTTTACGCCAGCAACT CAGTGAACGCTGTGTCTCTGGGAAAGAGCGGCGTGGTGGAGATGATGTTCAAAGTCATCGGCCCCTACAGCAAGAAGAACACCACACTGCTGAA AGTGGCCCTTGATACTTTGGCAGCATTGCTGAAAACGA AGATGAATGCAAGGCGGGCGGTAGACAGGGGACACGTGCCAGCTCTGCTCGCCATCTACCAGGACTGGCATCGCAACGACACGCGCCACAGAAACGTTCTGATTCGCAAAAGCATTCTGGGTTGCATCAAAAACATCACTAACCTTAAGCTGGGCAGAAAGGCCTTCGTCGACGCAGACGGCATGAGGATTCTCTACAACACTTCTGCT GAGTGTTTAGCTGTTAGGACTTTGGATCCTCTGGTTAACGTTTCCAGCCTGATCATGAGAAAGTGCTTTCCAAAGAACCGCTTGCCTCTGCCCACCATTAAGAGCGTCTTTAATTACCCACTACCCCACGTTCCAGCCTCCGGACCCGTTGCTCAGCTCTACAGTCAGCTACCGGAGG tggatGACGTTTTAGACGAGAGCGACGATAACGAGGACACTGAGATCGATACGGAGAATGAGGAGGACGAGAAGGACCACAAGTCACAG AATGATGACATCGAAACGGATATCAACAAACTGCGACCCAGACAGTTACCCATACGCCCATTTGATGAGCTAAGACCTTTTGAACGTTTCTTTCCGGAATTTTCTGAGGATTTTCAG GACCATGATTTTGAGACTAACAAATCCACATCCCCTCCCGCTTCTGAGGCTCCCAAGCACCAAAAACGCTCTATAGTCATCCCCACGGCTCAGACCACACCCAGAAACAAATCCTCACACCAGAACGAGGAAGAAAAAACGGTGGATTTAGACAGCATCAAAATCTCCAAAGCTCCAGAGCGAGAGCTGGTACACGGTCTGAGCCGGCTGCTTCTAGAATCCTCTGATCCGGTGAACGGAGGAAGCTGTGTGGAGGCGGGGCTTCAGGAAGAGGGCGGGGAGCAGGCGGAGCTAGAGGTGCCTGACACTGCTGCCCTTTTGCCTCTGCATGACCCCGATCTGTACCTGGAGATGGTGAAAGGAACATTCTCTGTGCCTGGGTACACCGAGGTGGCGTATCCGGATTACTTTGGTCACGTGGCACCTTGCTTTCGAGAGCACAATCTTGAGCGGGTGTACGGTGTACAGAG GGCAAAAATCTTCCAGGATATCGAGAGGCTCATTCACCCCAGTGACATCATGGATAAAGTTGTGTATGACCTTGACCTGCAGAG ctgtccCTTAATTGATGACGAGGAGTCACTGAAGTTCAACTCGCAGTTTGAATCAGGGAACTTGCGCAAAGCAGTTCAAGTCAGAAA GTGCGAGTATGACTTGGTGCTAAACTCGGACATCAACAGTAACCACTATCATCAGTGGTTCTACTTTGAGGTGAGCGGCATGCGTGTGGGAGTACCGTATCGCTTCAACATCATCAACTGTGAAAAATCCAACAGCCAGTTCAACTACG GCATGCAGGTGCTCATGTACTCGGTACAGGAAGCGATCAGGGGCAGCCCGCGTTGGGTTCGCACTGGATCTGACATCTGCTACTACAA GAACCATTTCTCACGGAGCTCCATCGCAGCCGGGGGTCAGAAGGGCAAATCCTATTACACCATCACCTTTACCGTGACCTTTCATCACAAGGATGACGTCTGTTACTTCGCTTATCATTACCCGTACACCTACTCGACCCTGAAG ATGCATCTGCAGAAGCTGCGTGCTCTGTGCACGCCTCACATCTACTACAGACAGCAACAGCTTTGCAAGACGCTCGGAGGAAACGACTGCCCTCTGCTGACCATCACAGCCATGCCGGAGTCCTCTAGCAACGACCACGTCTGTCAGTTCA agaacCGCCCTCTGGTCTTCCTCTCGGCACGTGTTCACCCCGGAGAGACTAACGCCAGCTGGGTGATGAAGGGCACGCTGGAGTTCCTGATGAGCTCCAGCCCTCTGGCACAGAGCCTTCGAGAGAGCTACATCTTCAAAATCATCCCCATGCTCAACCCAGACGGAGTCATCAACGGCAA tcACAGATGTTCTCTGAGTGGTGAGGATCTGAACAGACAGTGGCAGAACCCCAGTGCAGAGCTTCACCCCACCATCTACTACACTAAGAGTCTGCTGCAGTACCTCAGTGCTATCGGAAAAGCACCACTG gtgttttgTGACTACCATGGCCACTCAAGGAAGAAGAATGTGTTTATGTACGGCTGCAGCATAAAGGAGTCGGTGTGGCAGACCAATGTCAGTGCCAGCTCCTGTGACCTGCAGGAGGACCTGGGATacagg actctCCCTAAGCTGCTCTCTCAGCTGGCTCCAGCTTTTAGCTTGTCCAGCTGCAGCTTCGTGGTGGAGCGATCGAAAGAGTCGACGGCGCGAGTGGTGGTGTGGAAGGAGATCGGTGTCCAGCGCAGCTACACCATGGAGAGCACGCTGTGCGGCTGCGACCAGGGCAAATACAAG ggtctCCAGATTGGGACGAGGGAGCTGGAGGAAATGGGAGCTCAGTTCTGCATGGCTCTGCTCAGACTGAGACGCCACACTTCACCCCTGGAGCTGCgcaaccacaacacacacctacTGGACGTGGAGAGTGATCTAATAGATACAACCTGCAGTGTCActtg CCCCACCACTTATGTGATGGAGGAAGACGAGCCTGCCTTTATAGAAGACGTGGACTACAGCGCCGAGAGTGACAACGAGAACGACCCTGAGCTTGAACCTGCCCATCTGGACCTGAACTCGGACCCTGAATTCAACCACCAAGACTCTCTTACCTGA